One Augochlora pura isolate Apur16 chromosome 10, APUR_v2.2.1, whole genome shotgun sequence DNA window includes the following coding sequences:
- the LOC144475823 gene encoding uncharacterized protein LOC144475823 has translation MRIDSVAQTVTLTSLALFLSSSLNTVSCAPVRNQLVTSPITMNRWEQPCGNPVPTQIRNMPQRHSVHRTLKRVRTQLRVAQNHFKMHLKDVHDIYSKVYKVLKEQYKMSWLPEKEFEWYSKEVWCLDKEKKANRALPHLHDSLQRFAITFDHLTAFQLKSNINVDLTLDTRKKIIMQMLNEILKVLCEVETAISNLGIKTSMSHTERMVTESSNWAKEGDLTLMLIQDWGVIRLYQRFLKAWTKAFRNATAPGPGTCDSVRPNHGPKTLHKGPGAKGKKMTKIKKQNRPVRRRTMVAGQNSSLPQGSKKDFSRNRLLRNKQKLLESS, from the exons ATTCGGTGGCACAGACGgttactttgacgagtctcgCGCTTTTCCTGAGTTCGAGCCTGAACACGGTGTCGTGCGCACCCGTTCGAAACCAGCTCGTAACCAGCCCGATCACGATGAACCGGTGGGAGCAGCCGTGCGGCAACCCGGTGCCGACTCAGATCAGGAACATGCCGCAACGGCACAGCGTGCACAGGACGCTGAAGAGGGTGCGCACCCAGCTCCGGGTCGCCCAGAATCACTTCAAGATGCATCTCAAGGATGTGCACGACATATATTCAAAG GTGTACAAAGTGCTGAAGGAGCAGTACAAAATGTCCTGGCTGCCGGAGAAGGAATTCGAGTGGTATTCGAAGGAAGTTTGGTGTCTTGACAAGGAGAAGAAAGCGAACCGGGCGCTTCCGCATCTCCACGATTCATTGCAAAGGTTCGCGATCACGTTCGATCATCTGACCGCTTTCCAGCTGAAATCGAACATCAACGTTGATCTAACGTTGGACACAAGAAAGAAGATCATTATGCAGATGCTCAACGAGATCCTCAAG GTGTTGTGCGAGGTGGAGACAGCCATCTCGAACCTAGGGATAAAGACGTCCATGTCGCACACCGAGAGGATGGTGACGGAGAGCTCGAATTGGGCGAAGGAGGGCGACCTGACGCTGATGCTGATCCAGGACTGGGGCGTGATCAGACTGTACCAGAGATTCCTGAAGGCCTGGACGAAAGCGTTTCGGAACGCCACGGCGCCCGGCCCGGGCACCTGCGACTCCGTCAGGCCGAACCACGGCCCGAAAACCCTCCACAAAGGTCCGGGAGCGAAGGGTAAAAAGATGACGAAGATCAAGAAGCAGAACAGGCCAGTTCGCAGGCGCACCATGGTCGCCGGTCAGAATAGTTCCTTGCCTCAGGGATCGAAGAAGGATTTCTCGCGGAACCGACTGTTGAGGAACAAGCAAAAGCTGCTGGAATCGTCATGA